The Leucobacter rhizosphaerae genome includes a region encoding these proteins:
- a CDS encoding LysR family transcriptional regulator, whose amino-acid sequence MDVHHLRTLRELRDRGSVTAVADALRLSPSAVSQQLAVLQRSFDAPLTEQRGRVLVLTAAGERLADAGGEVIEAMARAEQSVSQFLGAPAETVTVTAFHSAALAWFPELIARSLADPDGAQIRCRDEDVSIPDFLDLTADHDIVIAHRSPTAPEWPTRRVRVIPVLEEPIDLAVRRGHPLAAHDSVRLSDLDGATWLAAHEGFALEPLIVQTLAAGAGSPIEITHRVNEFNVAAAIIARTDTIGFLPRYTGLPAALHDEIVLRPIRGVSISRDIDLLVRPERLARASVREVIERILDVARRHSGAR is encoded by the coding sequence ATGGATGTTCACCACCTCCGCACGCTTCGCGAGCTGCGCGACCGCGGCTCGGTCACGGCCGTCGCCGACGCGCTTCGCCTAAGCCCCTCCGCCGTGTCCCAGCAGCTCGCCGTGCTGCAGCGCTCCTTCGACGCCCCGCTCACCGAGCAGCGCGGGCGCGTGCTCGTGCTGACCGCCGCCGGGGAGCGGCTCGCCGACGCCGGCGGCGAGGTGATCGAGGCGATGGCGCGAGCCGAGCAGTCGGTGTCGCAGTTCTTGGGGGCACCGGCGGAGACGGTCACTGTCACCGCCTTCCACAGCGCCGCCCTCGCCTGGTTTCCGGAGCTCATCGCCCGATCGCTGGCGGATCCCGACGGCGCGCAGATCCGATGCCGCGATGAGGATGTGTCGATCCCGGACTTCCTTGACCTCACCGCCGACCACGACATCGTGATCGCGCACCGGTCGCCGACCGCGCCCGAGTGGCCGACGCGGCGGGTGCGGGTGATCCCGGTGCTCGAGGAGCCCATCGACCTCGCCGTGCGCCGGGGGCACCCGCTCGCCGCGCACGACAGCGTCCGCCTCTCCGACCTGGACGGCGCGACGTGGCTCGCCGCCCACGAGGGGTTCGCGCTCGAGCCCCTGATCGTGCAGACGCTCGCCGCCGGGGCGGGCTCGCCGATCGAGATCACCCACCGGGTCAACGAGTTCAACGTGGCCGCCGCCATCATCGCCCGTACCGACACCATCGGGTTCCTGCCGCGGTACACCGGGCTGCCCGCGGCGCTGCACGACGAGATCGTGCTTCGGCCGATCCGGGGCGTCTCGATCAGCCGCGACATCGACCTCCTCGTGCGGCCCGAGCGTCTGGCGCGCGCGAGCGTGCGCGAGGTGATCGAGCGGATCCTCGACGTCGCACGTCGGCATTCGGGCGCGCGATAG
- a CDS encoding AI-2E family transporter yields MMKFWGRRVTNVQPDKEGDAVAQAAYLDTHPDVVHVDLETLDAETRAMYRDAREAAADAQEERAKSTTREFVVRSPFQLGFTVTLGVLVALLFGGMVGELSTIIMYVVAALFVALGLDPVVRWLERKGLKRSLGIGVVFGGFVLVIGGLLGIIIPMIANQVSLLIRSAPTLFRDITHQQWFVDVNQQFGQFIDFDGLLKMGQDLVSRPENWAQVAGGVWQAGIGIANGLTAALIVLILTLYFLASLRVIKRAFYSLVPRSGRSKVIDITEQVTKSVGGYISGMVVLAFINSVLGFVMMTIVGVPFAGLVAVGVFLLALIPLIGSVLATVLVSIVALFDSPTTALIAAAYYLIYMQIESYLLTPRVMNRVVSVPGSLVVIGALAGGTLLGLLGALISIPVTAMVLMIIKQVWVPRQELR; encoded by the coding sequence ATGATGAAGTTCTGGGGACGCCGGGTGACGAACGTGCAGCCCGACAAAGAGGGCGACGCGGTCGCGCAGGCGGCGTACCTCGACACGCACCCCGACGTGGTGCACGTCGACCTCGAGACCCTCGACGCGGAGACGCGGGCGATGTATCGCGACGCCCGCGAGGCCGCCGCGGACGCGCAGGAGGAGCGCGCGAAGTCGACCACCCGCGAGTTCGTCGTGCGGAGCCCCTTCCAGCTCGGCTTCACCGTCACCCTGGGGGTGCTCGTCGCACTGCTGTTCGGCGGCATGGTCGGTGAGCTCAGCACGATCATCATGTACGTGGTCGCGGCGCTCTTCGTCGCGCTCGGCCTCGACCCCGTCGTGCGGTGGCTCGAGCGCAAGGGCCTGAAGCGCTCCCTCGGTATCGGGGTGGTCTTCGGCGGCTTCGTGCTCGTGATCGGCGGCCTGCTCGGGATCATCATCCCGATGATCGCGAACCAGGTCTCGCTGCTGATCCGCAGCGCGCCCACGCTGTTCCGCGACATCACGCACCAGCAGTGGTTCGTCGACGTGAACCAGCAGTTCGGTCAGTTCATCGACTTCGACGGCCTCCTCAAGATGGGGCAGGATCTCGTGAGCCGCCCCGAGAACTGGGCGCAGGTCGCCGGCGGGGTGTGGCAGGCGGGCATCGGGATCGCCAACGGCCTGACCGCCGCCCTGATCGTGCTGATCCTGACGCTCTACTTCCTCGCCTCGCTCCGCGTGATCAAGCGCGCCTTCTACTCGCTCGTGCCGCGCTCGGGCCGCTCCAAGGTGATCGACATCACGGAGCAGGTGACGAAGTCCGTCGGTGGATACATCAGCGGCATGGTCGTGCTCGCGTTCATCAATTCGGTGCTCGGGTTCGTCATGATGACGATCGTCGGCGTGCCGTTCGCCGGACTGGTCGCGGTGGGCGTGTTCTTGCTCGCCCTGATCCCGCTCATCGGCTCGGTGCTGGCCACCGTGCTCGTTTCGATCGTCGCGCTCTTCGACTCGCCGACCACCGCGCTCATCGCTGCCGCCTACTACCTGATCTACATGCAGATCGAGTCGTACCTGCTCACGCCGCGCGTCATGAACCGCGTGGTGTCCGTGCCCGGCTCGCTCGTGGTGATCGGCGCGCTCGCGGGCGGCACGCTCCTCGGCCTCCTCGGAGCGCTGATCTCGATCCCGGTGACCGCCATGGTGCTGATGATCATCAAGCAGGTGTGGGTGCCGCGCCAGGAATTGCGCTAG
- a CDS encoding ParA family protein, with translation MAKTVALGPTGRPDRVIPAPQKLGQHGPARIIAMCNQKGGVGKTTTTINLGAALARYGRRVLIVDFDPQGAASAGLGVQAHDVPTIYDLMLSKVKDPREVIQRTDTKHLDVIPANIDLSAAEVHLVTEVAREQILAGVLRKVSADYDVILIDCQPSLGLLTVNALTASHGVLIPLACEFFALRGVALLIETIEKVKDRLNPQIELDGIIATMYDARTLHAREVLERVVDTFGDKVFDTVIGRTVKLPDASVAAKPILDYAPSNPASEAYLKLAREVVQRGVVA, from the coding sequence ATGGCGAAGACAGTCGCACTCGGACCGACGGGCCGACCCGACCGCGTGATTCCCGCGCCGCAGAAGCTCGGACAGCACGGTCCGGCGCGGATCATCGCCATGTGCAACCAGAAGGGCGGGGTGGGCAAGACCACCACCACCATCAACCTCGGCGCCGCGCTCGCCCGATACGGCCGCCGCGTGCTCATCGTCGACTTCGACCCGCAGGGCGCCGCCTCCGCGGGGCTCGGGGTGCAGGCGCACGACGTGCCCACGATCTACGACCTCATGCTCAGCAAGGTCAAGGATCCCCGTGAGGTGATCCAGCGCACGGACACGAAGCACCTCGACGTGATCCCCGCGAACATCGACCTCTCGGCCGCAGAGGTGCACCTCGTCACCGAGGTCGCGCGCGAGCAGATCCTCGCCGGCGTGCTGCGCAAGGTGTCGGCCGACTACGACGTGATCCTCATCGACTGCCAGCCCTCGCTCGGGCTGCTCACCGTCAACGCGCTGACCGCGAGCCACGGGGTGCTGATCCCGCTCGCCTGCGAGTTCTTCGCGCTCCGCGGCGTCGCCCTGCTGATCGAGACGATCGAGAAGGTCAAGGATCGCCTGAACCCGCAGATCGAGCTCGACGGGATCATCGCCACGATGTACGACGCCCGCACGCTGCACGCGCGCGAGGTGCTCGAGCGGGTCGTCGACACGTTCGGCGACAAGGTGTTCGACACCGTCATCGGGCGCACCGTCAAGCTGCCCGACGCCTCGGTCGCGGCGAAGCCCATCCTCGACTACGCGCCGAGCAACCCGGCGTCGGAGGCCTACCTGAAGCTCGCGCGCGAAGTGGTGCAGCGCGGCGTCGTCGCGTAG
- a CDS encoding CTP synthase: protein MGTVQNADQAGITKHIFVTGGVVSSLGKGLTAASLGNLLTARGLRVVMQKLDPYLNVDPGTMNPFQHGEVFVTDDGAETDLDIGHYERFLGINLSQAANVTTGQIYSTVIAKERRGEYLGDTVQVIPHITNEIRRRMRLQASESPQPDVIITEVGGTVGDIESQPFLESARQVRHELGRNNVFFVHVSLVPFMGASGEQKTKPTQHSVAALRSIGIQPDALVLRSDRPVTSDNLRKIALMCDVDEDAVVNAIDVPSIYDLPQLLNEQGLDRTIIDHLGLADRAGDVDWTGWQPVLDAVHHPKGEVTLALVGKYIDLPDAYLSVTEALRAGGFAHSTKVNLKWVASDDCETPEGALEALGNVDGICVPGGFGIRGIEGKLGALRFARENAIPTLGLCLGLQCMVIEYARNVAGLEGASSTEFDPDTAVPVIATMAEQVEIIDGGDLGGTMRLGLYEAALAEGSLAASLYGAPTSSERHRHRYEVNNRYRDAIGEAGLSFSGTSPDGSLVEYVELPTTVHPFYIATQAHPELRSRPGHPHPLFAGLVGAAIDRREATRLFDVDDSGDELRD from the coding sequence GTGGGAACAGTGCAGAACGCGGACCAGGCCGGTATCACCAAACACATCTTCGTGACCGGGGGTGTCGTCTCCTCTCTCGGTAAGGGACTCACCGCTGCGAGCCTGGGCAACCTGCTCACGGCGCGCGGGCTGCGGGTGGTGATGCAGAAGCTGGATCCGTATCTCAACGTCGATCCCGGAACGATGAACCCGTTCCAGCACGGCGAGGTCTTCGTCACGGACGACGGCGCCGAGACCGACCTCGACATCGGCCACTACGAGCGGTTCCTCGGCATCAACCTGTCGCAGGCGGCCAACGTCACGACCGGGCAGATCTACTCCACGGTCATCGCGAAGGAGCGCCGCGGCGAGTACCTCGGCGACACGGTGCAGGTCATCCCGCACATCACCAACGAGATCCGCCGCCGCATGCGTCTGCAGGCCTCCGAGTCGCCGCAGCCCGACGTCATCATCACCGAGGTCGGTGGCACCGTCGGCGACATCGAGTCCCAGCCGTTCCTCGAGTCGGCCCGCCAGGTCCGCCACGAGCTCGGCCGCAACAATGTCTTCTTCGTCCATGTCTCCCTCGTGCCGTTCATGGGCGCCTCGGGCGAGCAGAAGACGAAGCCGACCCAGCACTCCGTCGCCGCGCTCCGCTCGATCGGCATCCAGCCCGACGCGCTCGTGCTGCGCAGCGACCGCCCGGTGACGAGCGACAACCTGCGCAAGATCGCGCTGATGTGCGACGTCGACGAAGACGCCGTGGTGAACGCGATCGACGTGCCGAGCATCTACGACCTGCCGCAGCTCCTCAACGAGCAGGGGCTCGATCGCACGATCATCGACCACCTCGGCCTCGCCGACCGCGCCGGCGACGTCGACTGGACCGGCTGGCAGCCCGTGCTCGACGCGGTGCACCACCCGAAGGGCGAGGTCACGCTCGCGCTCGTCGGCAAGTACATCGACCTGCCCGACGCCTATCTCTCGGTGACCGAGGCGCTCCGCGCCGGCGGGTTCGCGCACTCGACCAAGGTGAACCTCAAGTGGGTCGCCTCCGATGACTGCGAGACCCCCGAGGGGGCACTCGAAGCCCTCGGCAACGTCGACGGGATCTGCGTGCCCGGCGGCTTCGGTATCCGCGGTATCGAGGGCAAGCTCGGTGCGCTCCGCTTCGCTCGGGAGAACGCGATCCCGACGCTCGGCCTGTGCCTCGGCCTGCAGTGCATGGTCATCGAGTACGCGCGCAACGTCGCGGGGCTCGAGGGAGCCTCCTCGACCGAGTTCGATCCCGACACGGCCGTGCCCGTCATCGCGACGATGGCCGAGCAGGTCGAGATCATCGACGGGGGCGACCTCGGCGGCACGATGCGTCTGGGGCTGTACGAGGCCGCACTCGCGGAGGGCTCGCTCGCCGCGTCGCTCTACGGCGCCCCGACCTCGAGCGAGCGCCACCGTCACCGCTACGAGGTGAACAACCGCTACCGCGACGCCATCGGCGAGGCCGGGCTGTCGTTCTCGGGCACCAGCCCGGACGGCTCGCTGGTCGAGTACGTCGAGCTGCCGACCACGGTGCACCCGTTCTACATCGCAACCCAGGCCCACCCCGAGCTCCGCTCGCGCCCGGGCCACCCGCACCCGCTGTTCGCAGGCCTCGTGGGCGCCGCGATCGACCGTCGCGAGGCGACTCGACTGTTCGATGTGGACGACAGTGGCGACGAGCTCCGCGACTAG
- a CDS encoding NUDIX domain-containing protein: protein MWTTVATSSATSEPTGGQPPVEPRPALADAYAGDVRVLESELLVRGHVWDVRRDRFAFGDTELERDYLDHPGAVAVLAIDAEERVLLIQQYRHPIAHRDWEIPAGLMDVPGESGLRSAQRELAEEADLRAERWELLLDLFLSPGGTSEAIRIFLARDVHPVEHDYVRDGEEAELVPRWVPLDEVVAAVFAGRVQNAVTVSAVLAAHAARADGWPALRDPELPWTAREASRGERSS, encoded by the coding sequence ATGTGGACGACAGTGGCGACGAGCTCCGCGACTAGCGAGCCCACTGGGGGTCAGCCCCCAGTCGAGCCCCGGCCGGCGCTCGCGGACGCGTACGCCGGCGACGTCCGGGTGCTCGAAAGCGAGCTCCTGGTCCGTGGGCACGTGTGGGACGTGCGGCGGGACCGCTTCGCGTTCGGCGACACTGAGCTCGAACGCGACTACCTGGACCACCCGGGCGCCGTCGCGGTGCTCGCGATCGACGCCGAGGAGCGGGTGCTGCTGATCCAGCAGTACCGCCACCCGATCGCGCACCGCGACTGGGAGATCCCCGCGGGGCTCATGGACGTGCCGGGGGAGTCCGGGTTGCGCTCGGCGCAGCGCGAGCTCGCCGAGGAGGCCGACCTGCGCGCCGAGCGGTGGGAGCTGCTGCTCGACCTGTTCCTGTCGCCGGGCGGCACGAGCGAGGCGATCCGGATCTTTCTGGCGCGCGACGTCCACCCCGTCGAGCACGACTACGTGCGCGACGGTGAAGAAGCCGAACTGGTGCCGCGCTGGGTGCCGCTCGACGAGGTCGTCGCCGCGGTGTTCGCGGGGCGGGTGCAGAACGCCGTCACCGTGAGCGCCGTGCTGGCCGCCCACGCCGCGCGAGCGGACGGATGGCCCGCGCTGCGCGATCCCGAGCTGCCCTGGACCGCCCGCGAGGCGTCGCGGGGAGAGCGTTCGAGCTGA
- a CDS encoding septum formation family protein, producing the protein MSPQRSFVFIVPILAAGLFALTGCSALVPFLGDTASPARNAESGGTVERNDSTDVFAIRVGDCLNTDDSLDEDIGSVPTVPCSDPHADEVFSSFVIDEPAYPGTDEIISMADEGCRAEFEGFIGTPWADSEIDYWPMYPSEGSWKDGDREVLCMVWDPEGDTVGSLEDSRR; encoded by the coding sequence ATGAGTCCCCAACGGTCCTTCGTCTTCATCGTGCCGATCCTCGCCGCGGGTCTCTTCGCCCTCACCGGCTGCTCGGCGCTCGTTCCATTCCTGGGGGACACCGCGAGTCCGGCGCGCAACGCGGAGTCCGGCGGCACCGTCGAACGGAACGACAGCACCGACGTCTTCGCGATCCGCGTGGGTGACTGCCTGAATACCGATGATTCGCTCGACGAAGATATCGGGAGCGTCCCCACGGTCCCGTGCTCCGATCCCCACGCCGATGAGGTCTTCTCCTCGTTTGTGATCGATGAGCCCGCCTACCCGGGAACCGACGAGATCATCAGCATGGCGGACGAAGGCTGCCGTGCCGAGTTCGAGGGCTTCATCGGAACGCCCTGGGCGGACTCCGAGATCGACTACTGGCCGATGTACCCGTCCGAGGGCTCGTGGAAGGACGGAGACCGCGAGGTGCTCTGCATGGTCTGGGACCCAGAGGGAGACACTGTGGGATCGCTGGAGGATTCGCGACGCTGA
- the recN gene encoding DNA repair protein RecN: MIEELRIRDLGVIVDTTLALGPGFTAITGETGAGKTMVVSALGLLMGARADAGAVRSGAGQARVSGIVRASDPEVAEIVDELGGDIEDGELVMSRTVSAEGRSRASVGGASAPVGSLSRLADRLFAVHGQSEQLRLRSLSAQRDTLDRFGGEAIGAILSEYRTTHRRRQELTAEVDELRGALESRVAEAAQLRTELDEIAAVDPQAGEEVELAERIELLSNVEALRAASSAAHEALATESDDPLSRDAGSLVDAAVREIERVTGFDKRLDAVLETLRGVSFQIADAATELAAYAGDLDQEGPGELARANDRLAALTTLFRLYGADSAAVIAHAAESAQRLADLDGDDDRIEELSEALEVATARETELAEQLSRARAQAAEQLSELVSVELRQLALPDARFVVEVTRLETLGGSGGDEIQFLLAPHPGADPRPLAKSASGGELSRVMLALEVVVAGVDPVPTFVFDEVDAGVGGAAAIEIGRRLARLARTSQVIVVTHLAQVAAFANNHVQVVKDSAGGFTESSSRRLEGDERLGEMARLLSGLSDSSSALEHAAELLALRD; encoded by the coding sequence ATGATCGAGGAACTGCGGATCCGGGATCTCGGCGTCATCGTCGACACGACGCTCGCCCTCGGCCCGGGGTTCACCGCGATCACCGGTGAGACGGGTGCCGGCAAGACGATGGTCGTGAGCGCACTCGGGCTGCTGATGGGCGCCCGTGCCGACGCGGGTGCGGTGCGCAGCGGCGCCGGTCAGGCGCGCGTGAGCGGGATCGTCCGGGCCTCGGATCCCGAGGTCGCGGAGATCGTCGACGAGCTCGGCGGCGATATCGAAGACGGCGAGCTCGTGATGAGTCGCACGGTCAGTGCCGAGGGGCGGAGCCGCGCGAGCGTCGGGGGTGCGAGCGCCCCGGTCGGGAGTCTGTCGCGCCTCGCGGATCGGCTCTTCGCCGTGCACGGCCAGTCCGAGCAGCTGCGGCTCCGCTCGCTCTCGGCACAGCGGGACACCCTGGACCGCTTCGGCGGGGAGGCGATCGGCGCGATCCTCAGCGAGTACCGGACCACGCACCGCCGGCGCCAGGAGCTCACCGCCGAGGTGGATGAGCTCCGCGGCGCGCTCGAGTCGCGGGTCGCCGAGGCGGCGCAGCTGCGCACCGAACTCGACGAGATCGCCGCGGTGGATCCGCAGGCGGGCGAAGAGGTCGAGCTCGCGGAGCGGATCGAGCTGCTCAGCAACGTCGAGGCGCTGCGGGCGGCCAGCTCGGCCGCGCACGAGGCGCTCGCCACGGAGTCGGACGATCCGCTGAGCCGCGACGCCGGGAGCCTGGTCGACGCGGCGGTGCGCGAGATCGAGCGTGTGACCGGCTTCGACAAGCGGCTCGACGCCGTGCTCGAGACCCTCCGCGGGGTGAGCTTCCAGATCGCCGACGCGGCGACCGAACTCGCGGCGTACGCCGGTGACCTCGACCAGGAGGGGCCTGGTGAGCTCGCGCGCGCGAACGACCGGCTCGCGGCCCTGACCACGCTCTTCCGGCTGTACGGCGCCGACTCCGCCGCGGTGATCGCGCACGCCGCCGAGAGCGCCCAGCGCCTCGCGGATCTCGACGGCGACGACGATCGGATCGAGGAGCTGTCGGAGGCGCTCGAGGTCGCCACCGCGCGAGAGACCGAGCTCGCCGAGCAGCTCTCCCGGGCACGGGCGCAGGCCGCTGAGCAGCTCTCGGAGCTGGTCTCGGTCGAGCTTCGGCAGCTCGCGCTGCCCGATGCGCGATTTGTGGTCGAGGTCACCCGCTTGGAGACGCTCGGCGGCTCAGGCGGCGACGAGATCCAGTTCCTGCTCGCACCCCACCCCGGGGCGGACCCCCGCCCGCTCGCGAAGAGCGCGTCGGGCGGCGAGCTCTCGCGGGTCATGCTCGCACTCGAGGTGGTGGTCGCCGGAGTGGATCCGGTGCCGACGTTCGTCTTCGACGAGGTCGACGCCGGCGTGGGCGGCGCGGCCGCGATCGAGATCGGGCGTCGCCTCGCACGGCTCGCGCGCACGTCGCAGGTGATCGTGGTGACGCACCTCGCGCAGGTCGCGGCGTTCGCGAACAACCACGTGCAGGTGGTGAAGGATTCCGCCGGCGGATTCACCGAGAGCAGCAGTCGGCGGCTCGAGGGCGACGAGCGGCTCGGTGAGATGGCGAGGCTGCTCTCGGGGCTCAGCGACTCGTCGAGCGCGCTCGAGCACGCGGCCGAACTGCTCGCACTGCGGGACTGA
- a CDS encoding site-specific tyrosine recombinase XerD, with protein sequence MAVTAAQGTERYLRHVALELGLSANSQAAYRRDLAAYSAWLETRGVAELDAVGPDTLAAYVADLATEGLAPASITRRLSSVRGMHRFLFDEGVLATHAGSNVRTPKRAQRLPKALPIEDVEALLAAAGGDDPVALRDRALLELLYASGARISEVTALDIDDLLTAPDRGDAWGDPERALADGGFLRVIGKGSKQRIVPYGSYAGRALAAYLVRARPVMVARGRGTPALFVGPRGARLSRQSAWLVIRAAADRAGITAEVSPHTLRHSFATHLLAGGADVRTVQEMLGHASVTTTQIYTQVSAETLREHYLDAHPRAT encoded by the coding sequence ATGGCGGTAACCGCCGCCCAGGGAACGGAGCGCTACCTGCGCCACGTCGCGCTGGAGCTCGGGCTCTCCGCGAACAGCCAGGCCGCCTATCGCCGCGACCTCGCGGCCTACTCGGCGTGGCTCGAGACCCGCGGGGTCGCCGAGCTCGACGCGGTCGGCCCCGACACGCTCGCCGCGTACGTGGCCGACCTCGCCACCGAGGGGCTCGCGCCCGCGTCGATCACGCGGCGGCTGTCGTCGGTGCGGGGCATGCACCGCTTCCTCTTCGACGAGGGGGTGCTCGCGACCCATGCGGGCAGCAACGTCCGCACCCCGAAGCGGGCCCAGCGGCTGCCGAAGGCCCTGCCGATCGAGGACGTCGAGGCGCTGCTCGCGGCAGCGGGCGGCGACGATCCCGTCGCGCTGCGCGACCGGGCGCTGCTCGAGCTGCTCTACGCGAGCGGCGCCCGGATCAGCGAGGTCACGGCGCTCGACATCGACGACCTGCTCACCGCGCCGGATCGTGGTGACGCCTGGGGCGACCCGGAGCGCGCGCTCGCCGACGGCGGCTTCCTCCGCGTCATCGGCAAGGGATCGAAGCAGCGCATCGTGCCCTACGGCAGCTACGCGGGGCGAGCGCTCGCCGCCTATCTCGTGCGCGCGCGGCCGGTCATGGTGGCGCGGGGCCGAGGAACGCCCGCCCTGTTCGTGGGGCCGCGCGGCGCCCGGCTCTCGCGGCAGAGCGCGTGGCTCGTGATCCGGGCGGCGGCCGATCGCGCCGGGATCACGGCGGAGGTGTCGCCGCACACCCTGCGTCACTCCTTCGCGACCCACCTGCTCGCGGGCGGTGCCGACGTGCGTACGGTGCAGGAGATGCTCGGGCACGCCTCCGTCACCACCACCCAGATCTACACGCAGGTCAGCGCCGAGACGCTCCGCGAGCACTACCTCGACGCGCACCCGCGCGCGACGTAG
- a CDS encoding DMT family transporter, with translation MALLHTPSGAPSGARNATRPRSSFVPDLVLLGIAAIWGGSYLATQELAASIGAAAVLCARFLPPAVIMLVGVAVARRGRSPGPLRHSLPPGAHQKPGSLRPSRSLRNVLRAGSLLGLLRAATIVLETIGVTLTTATNAGLIIGLSILLTPLLESLVTRRRLTRSLLGSVVLALVGIALLIGGSGLAEVTIGDGLILLAAITRALLGVAEARATRSHASDVLGLTTVEITLGAILFTAWGGGALLHRLPELTAADWGVILYLGLGCTVAAFLGQLWATKRTSASRAGMLLGSEPGWALLIGIVIGGEQLTIGAGIGAAVLLAAMLWGRRAEERWRTSRAGTTNSAEVAPCGSNCGPRPESGKDQRRESSSDPTVSPSGSQTMQSTSRSPSFHEPSDGYIGQ, from the coding sequence ATGGCCCTGCTGCACACTCCCTCCGGCGCCCCGAGCGGCGCCCGGAACGCGACCCGCCCGCGCTCGTCATTCGTGCCGGACCTCGTGCTGCTCGGGATCGCCGCGATCTGGGGCGGCAGTTACCTCGCCACGCAGGAGCTCGCCGCCTCGATCGGCGCCGCGGCGGTGCTCTGCGCGCGCTTCCTGCCGCCCGCGGTGATCATGCTCGTGGGCGTCGCGGTGGCCCGACGCGGTCGGTCGCCGGGCCCGCTCCGGCACTCCCTGCCGCCCGGCGCACATCAGAAGCCCGGCTCCCTCCGCCCCTCTCGTTCTCTCCGCAATGTGCTCCGCGCGGGATCCCTCCTCGGGCTCCTCCGCGCCGCGACGATCGTGCTCGAAACGATCGGGGTCACACTGACTACCGCGACCAACGCCGGCCTCATCATCGGTCTCTCGATCCTGCTCACCCCGCTCCTCGAGTCGCTCGTCACCCGCCGCCGGCTCACCCGCTCGCTCCTCGGCAGCGTAGTCCTCGCACTTGTCGGCATCGCGCTGCTCATCGGCGGCAGCGGTCTCGCCGAGGTGACGATCGGCGACGGTCTCATCCTGCTCGCCGCGATCACCCGGGCGCTCCTCGGGGTCGCCGAGGCACGCGCGACCCGCTCGCACGCCTCCGACGTGCTCGGGCTCACCACGGTGGAGATCACGCTCGGCGCCATCCTTTTCACCGCGTGGGGCGGCGGGGCGCTCCTGCACCGGCTCCCCGAGCTCACCGCCGCCGACTGGGGCGTGATCCTCTATCTCGGTCTCGGCTGCACCGTCGCGGCGTTTCTCGGTCAGCTCTGGGCGACGAAGCGCACGTCCGCCTCGCGCGCGGGCATGCTGCTCGGCTCCGAGCCGGGGTGGGCGCTTCTCATCGGCATCGTGATCGGCGGCGAGCAGCTCACCATCGGCGCCGGGATCGGGGCCGCGGTGCTGCTCGCGGCGATGCTCTGGGGCCGCCGGGCCGAAGAACGATGGCGCACGTCGCGGGCGGGCACGACGAACTCCGCGGAGGTGGCGCCCTGCGGGTCGAACTGCGGGCCCCGCCCCGAGAGCGGGAAGGATCAGCGTCGCGAATCCTCCAGCGATCCCACAGTGTCTCCCTCTGGGTCCCAGACCATGCAGAGCACCTCGCGGTCTCCGTCCTTCCACGAGCCCTCGGACGGGTACATCGGCCAGTAG